GAGAAGGAAGACGAGTGAGATCAGAGTTGGGTCGGGAGCCCTGGGGCCAAGGGAGCACCTGAGAGCTGAGACAGGAAAGAAGCCAGGCATGGAGCAGGGGCGGGCGCCAGCTGACCTTGTAACTGCGCAGGAGGCTGCCGCTGGGTGAGGCAGTCTTCCGGTATGTGTCCACCAGACTGCGCAGCCCCAGCCGTTCTGCTAGTTCTGCCCagctgccctgggctcctggcccATCTAGCAGATGCTCTAGATTCTGTAGGACTGCATCCTCAAGTGGCAGCTCTGGCCCtgacagggacacacacacacagatgtgtcTGTTAGCCCCAGAGATGGACACAGGCAGGCACCTTTCTCTCATGGGACTCTCACAGTCCTGGGGCAGCGGGTGGCAAcagggagggagcaagggagcCCTCCTTCAGAGGCTCTAAAGAAGAGACCTCTGTGAGCAGGGATTGGGGCCTGGCAGTGGGTGAAGAGATCTCACCTGCAGGACTGGGTGGGGTCAGGGGAGGTGCCATGGTGTCCTGAGCAGCATTTAGCAGCAAGGTCTTCACCTGGGGAGACAGCCTCAGTTTGATGACCTCCCATCCCAGTCCCCAAGCCCAGGTGCAGCTTCTCGGGGCCCCATCCATAAGCCCAGGTACCCCATTCCCTGGTGCTTCTAGTTCTCACTAGCCTCACCTTGGTGCTGCGAGTGAGGTCAAGAGGTGTATGGCCCCGGGAGCTGCCTCGGGCGTCCCTCTCAGGTCCCTCAGAATCTGAGTCACTACCAGAGGTAGGGGGCGAAGGCAGTGGGCGCAGGGGCTCCTCATTCTCTGCATGGATATCAGCACCTGGGGAGGGAGGTAGTCATGAGAAGATGGGAGCCCACATTAAGAACTGCAAAGTGGGGTTTGGGAGgcacccctcttcctccccccaacCTTGGGGCATCCCATTCATATGCCCCAAGGATGAGGCTCACCAGCCTTTAGAAGGAGGCGGGTGAGAGTGGGGGATCCCAGTCCCGCTGCCAGGTGTAGGGGTGTGTTTCCCGCAAAGGTGCGGGCATTCACGTTGGCACGGAGCTGTGGGGTGCAAGGGAGTGGTTGATCACAGCACTTACTGACTGGCTGGCCGCCCCTACCCATGCATCTTCACCGTCCTTGTTTCTATAACCCTCAGCCCCACACCCTCAGCAGTCCTCGGTCCCACCTTGGTGACCAGATGTGTGACCAATCCCAGCTCCTCCATCTCTGTGGCTAGATGCAGAGCTGTTCGGCCCCCCTGCCTCTCTGCAGCCTCTACTTCAGCCCCGCTGTCCACCAACAGATCCAGGCACTCGGGGCTTCGGGCACGGACTGCCAGGTGTACTGGATACAGGCCTAGGACACAGATACTCAGCCTATAGCAGCCATCCCCAACATGGCCCCTGACCAGCTGGCCTCAACGCCTCATGTTCACACCAGGCACTTGCCAGGTGTCCTCCCTGGGCTCCACCTTTGCCCCCAGTCTGCAGGAGGTGAAAAACTCACCCTCGAAGTCCGGCATGTGCAACAGTTGGGGCATGGTGGGAACCCCACTGCGCAACAGGGCGCGCAGCAGGTCGGGGGCACTGGTGCCGGCCCGGAGAGCTAGATGCACTGCGGAGTCTCCGTGCCGATCCAGCAGTGCCGGGTCTGCGCCCACCTGCAGCAGGAAGCTCACCACGCTCGTCTGCCCGGTGATCACCGCCAGGTGCAGTGGTGTCTGGGGACGCAGGCAGAATGAGCCAGGTCCGCCCCTGACCTAGGCCCACCTGCCTTCCCACTCCTGCCCCCTCACCAATTGGTGCCCCTCACCTGGTGCAAGTGATTGGTGAGGTTGACAACACCCAGGTGCCGGGCATGGTAGATGACGTGGGCTATTTGCTCGATGACACTGGTCTGCCCATGGATGATGGCCAGGTGCAGCGGCctgaggggtggggagcaagAATGTAGCCAAGCAAGCCAGGCCACTCAGAGCATCCACTGCCCTCAAAACGCCCGCCGCTTCCACGATCTCTGTCCCTGGGGCTTGCGGAACCCAGACGTCTCCGGAGGCATCGCTGCACCTGAACTGAATCCTTCCGAACACCCAGTGCAGTATATAAGTACTATCATTGTGCTCTTTTAACAGCCTACAAAACTGAAGCGGGGAGCGATCAAGTACCTTGAGCACAACTAGTACGTAGTGAAGCCGGACTTGGAACCGGGTCTCTCCGACTCCACAGCCCTGGCTCAGGCTCCTTCCCCGCCCGCACCCCACGACCTTCCATCGCGCTCCAAGTCCGGCCTGGCCGTGGGAGCCCGGGTGTCCCTTCCTCCCGCTGGCCCACCTACGTGTCTCCGTTCTCGTCCTGAGCCGTCAGCAGGTGGCGCTGTCCCGCCAGCAGCGCGCGCGCGTCCGCCGTGACGCCGTAGTCCAGCAGGGCTCGGGCGCTGCGCTGCGCCAGGCCGAATAGGCGCGCGTTGTACTCCCGGGCTGGGGGCGACAGGGGCGTGGGCGCGGGCTCGGTCCCCACCCGCAGCGCCCCGACCGCCCGGATTCAAGAGGCTGTACCTCGCTGCAGCAGCTCCGGGGCCTGCGGTTCgcgctggggggtgaggggggacgCGCTCGGCTCTGCGGCTTCCTCCCCGGCATCCACGCCAGGCGCCCCGGCGGCCatctgcgccccgcccccgcctccgggGTAGCAGCCCAAAGGGGCCGAGCCGGTCGGGTAGGGGCTGTAGGCCAAGGAGGGGAAAAAGCCGAGGCTGCCACCTGCGGATACAGGCCGGGCTGTGGGTAGGAGGCACCAGCCAGGGCTCTCCCCACaacctctctccccctccctcctccatcccccttcCCGCCACCAGCagcccctcacctcctcctccagctcctccatAACCTCCAGCCGAACCCCCAGAGCCTCCACCCATGTGGGAGCCACCCCCGAAGTGCTGGGAGAAGGTGGGCAAGGCTTTCCTCCGTTTCCGTTGCACCTCCTCCTTGTCTGCGGCCAGAGGGAAACGAGATGTCAAAACCCCAATTCATGCACCAGCCTCAAGAGCTCTGTCCTGAGTTTGGTCATGGCCCTCCCTCAAAAGCCCTCAGGCTGCCTCCTAGGACCACCTCTTCCTGGGACCTTCCCCACTCCTGACTTGACTCATGGGTCCCCTGATCTAGCTTTGGGACACTCCAGCCCAGGCTACTccccccccctgcacccctgccttcCACCCCCTTCAGCCCAGCTCCACCTTCCACCAGAGGGTAATAGGTGAACTGTTTGGAGTCCGAGACATCCCCCCCACGCTTGCGTTTCAGTTGCAGGAACACGGTTACAGGACGCTCAATCTTCATCTTGTGATAGGGAGGTGTCCGGAACACAATGGCatactggggggtggggggagggcaggggaagacAAGGTGTTATTGAGGCCTTGGCCCAGTTCAGCCTCCAGCCCTGGCCCTAGCCCTGGCCCTGGGGTACCTGTTTATGAACATCTGTGGGAGAGAAATCCCCAAAGGCCTGCCATCCATTCTCATCATCTTCGTAGAACCGAACCTCAATGTCATCTATAGGGAAGAGCGAAGCATGGCCATGGCTCCTAATAGAATCTGCAGGGCCTTTTGTCCTAGAGCTGCCCTGGCTCCCCATCTTGATACCCAGCATCCCAGGCTCCCAGCCTCACCTTTCTGCACCTTGTCACAAAGCAGATAAACCTCATCTCCACCCCGCACAGACCCAGCTGTCTTGTCCATTCGAGAAATCTTCAGGTTCGAGGCCCCAGGAGACTCTGTGGGGTGGGATAGCAATTACTTGAGGCAAAATAACAGCCATGGCCCCATTTATGGAATCAGGTGCTTTGTATTATTATTTGAACAACCCCAAGATGTACAAGAACTACTAGTATCTTCATTTCCCCAAGATGGAAGCCATACTGGggaaatgacttgctcaagatcacttGGCTCATATGTGGCAGGTCAAGTTCAAACCCAGGCCTGTCTGACTCCACAGCTGGAGGTTGCCCCCCATGCTCCCTCTGGCACCTAGACCTGGCACCCCAGATGATCAGGATACTCACTGCTGTCATGGATGGGCTGAGAAATAACTGGCttcaggggcagggagaaggagccaTCGCTGGCTCGAAGGAAGGCAGAAAAGCGCAGCCTCACGATGCTCAGGTCCATCACCTTCTTCAGCTCCTTGGCCTCTTGCTCCAGCTCCCGCCGCTCAGCCTCTGGGTAGTGGACATACATGTGACCCCTgcactcctccccctcctctaCTCCTTCCATGATCACCTCCCAtgacccctcctcccccccataCCAGTAAGGCCCTGGGGCCTGGAGCGGAGTCGCTGCCTCTGAAGTTTTTGTATCATAATCTCCATCATGTTCTTCTTGGTCACATGCAGGACGCCCAGGTTGTTAAatctgggtggggggagggggcggaggagTCAGAAGCTTTGTAGGCAGTTCTTTCCTCCTGAGGCACCCTCTCTACTGCCAggcctcagctcagctctcattcttccaggaagccttcctggttTTCACTTGGGGCCTGGGGTTCTGAGGCCAACCTGTCTCTCTCCTTGGTCAGATGCTAAACTCACAGAGGCAGGCTGGGGCCTAGGACTGGGAGGCAATGAGGGGGCACCTACTGGGCAGTCATGTCCTTGGGCCCCACAGACACGGCGCAGACCCCCAGCTCCGAGCATTGCTTGCCCACCAGGCTGTGGGCATGAGCGCGAGGTGGGTCACTGTGCGTTACCAGGTCCACCTCAATCTTGGCTGGTCCCTCGTAGTTACAGATCTGGGAGGGGTGAGGGTTGTCAGTAATGCCCCTGAACACACTCTTAGCCCACCCTCCATCCAGCACCATCCTGACTCACCTTGACTGTGGGATAAGTCTTCCGACCCTTCTCACTGGAAGCCCCTGGCAATCCTCCATGGGAGGGGCCTTCACAGCCATATCGAAATCTGAAGCCTCGCTGAACGTCCCAGGGCAGATTGACAATGTGAACAGGAGGGACCCCTCTTTTCCCCCCAAGCCAGTCACACTCCCAGCCATCAGTGACCACAATTGGCAGTGTCTCTCCTGAACCACAACACCTCCATTGTGATCAGTAGCAGTCCACCATTTCAACCCGAAGTGGCCTCCGTGATCAGTGACCCTCCCCATGGCCACCCAACTACAACTACCCCACTGGTCCCTACAGCCGAAGTCCTCCCACACCATCCCTTCCATTCACTCACCTGCTTAGGCTGTTCGACTATCACCAAGTAGGGACCATCAGCTGGGGACAAAGGGGCCTTGCTGAGCCAGGATTTCAGGGCCATCCCCCAGTCAGAGGGCAcatgctcctccctcccccctctctagGACAAGGGGAGCTAAGGAACTCACTAACCTGTCTCTGGGGCTGGCTCCTTGGGCTCTGCAATGCACGGGTCGAATTTGAAATCATCATATTCAATCATGCCATCCAGACCCTGGTTTGGAAACAGATTAGGGTGGCAACTGATTCTGAGGCACCCCAGAGCCTTCCACTTCCCAGCCCTGGGTAGCcactccctttcctccccagACCCATAAAAAGCTCCTCTTGGAAAAAGTTtgcagacaggcaggcagactGACAAGCAGGTTGAGATAATCAGAGGGCATTACAGGTgtaggggggcagaggggcctccgacagacaggcagacagacagacagacatgggGGGCAGCCGGCCGGTTTTAGGGCCAGGAGGCGTGACTCACTGGGTCGTAGCAACTTTCCATGTCTCTGGGCTAGGCCCGGCTCTGTCTGGTGGCTCCGGCCAggttctgtttcccagagtgtTTCAGGCGCCCGCCttaggtgg
This portion of the Vulpes lagopus strain Blue_001 chromosome 2, ASM1834538v1, whole genome shotgun sequence genome encodes:
- the NFKB2 gene encoding nuclear factor NF-kappa-B p100 subunit isoform X3 — encoded protein: MAVKAPPMEDCQGLPVRRVGRLIPQSRFNNLGVLHVTKKNMMEIMIQKLQRQRLRSRPQGLTEAERRELEQEAKELKKVMDLSIVRLRFSAFLRASDGSFSLPLKPVISQPIHDSKSPGASNLKISRMDKTAGSVRGGDEVYLLCDKVQKDDIEVRFYEDDENGWQAFGDFSPTDVHKQYAIVFRTPPYHKMKIERPVTVFLQLKRKRGGDVSDSKQFTYYPLVEDKEEVQRKRRKALPTFSQHFGGGSHMGGGSGGSAGGYGGAGGGGGSLGFFPSLAYSPYPTGSAPLGCYPGGGGGAQMAAGAPGVDAGEEAAEPSASPLTPQREPQAPELLQRAREYNARLFGLAQRSARALLDYGVTADARALLAGQRHLLTAQDENGDTPLHLAIIHGQTSVIEQIAHVIYHARHLGVVNLTNHLHQTPLHLAVITGQTSVVSFLLQVGADPALLDRHGDSAVHLALRAGTSAPDLLRALLRSGVPTMPQLLHMPDFEGLYPVHLAVRARSPECLDLLVDSGAEVEAAERQGGRTALHLATEMEELGLVTHLVTKLRANVNARTFAGNTPLHLAAGLGSPTLTRLLLKAGADIHAENEEPLRPLPSPPTSGSDSDSEGPERDARGSSRGHTPLDLTRSTKVKTLLLNAAQDTMAPPLTPPSPAGPELPLEDAVLQNLEHLLDGPGAQGSWAELAERLGLRSLVDTYRKTASPSGSLLRSYKLAGGDLAGLLGALSDMGLEEGVRLLRGPEARDKLPSTAEVKEDSAYGSQSVEQEAEKLGSPPEPPGGLCHGHPQPQVH
- the NFKB2 gene encoding nuclear factor NF-kappa-B p100 subunit isoform X2 — translated: MESCYDPGLDGMIEYDDFKFDPCIAEPKEPAPETADGPYLVIVEQPKQRGFRFRYGCEGPSHGGLPGASSEKGRKTYPTVKICNYEGPAKIEVDLVTHSDPPRAHAHSLVGKQCSELGVCAVSVGPKDMTAQFNNLGVLHVTKKNMMEIMIQKLQRQRLRSRPQGLTEAERRELEQEAKELKKVMDLSIVRLRFSAFLRASDGSFSLPLKPVISQPIHDSKSPGASNLKISRMDKTAGSVRGGDEVYLLCDKVQKDDIEVRFYEDDENGWQAFGDFSPTDVHKQYAIVFRTPPYHKMKIERPVTVFLQLKRKRGGDVSDSKQFTYYPLVEDKEEVQRKRRKALPTFSQHFGGGSHMGGGSGGSAGGYGGAGGGGGSLGFFPSLAYSPYPTGSAPLGCYPGGGGGAQMAAGAPGVDAGEEAAEPSASPLTPQREPQAPELLQRAREYNARLFGLAQRSARALLDYGVTADARALLAGQRHLLTAQDENGDTPLHLAIIHGQTSVIEQIAHVIYHARHLGVVNLTNHLHQTPLHLAVITGQTSVVSFLLQVGADPALLDRHGDSAVHLALRAGTSAPDLLRALLRSGVPTMPQLLHMPDFEGLYPVHLAVRARSPECLDLLVDSGAEVEAAERQGGRTALHLATEMEELGLVTHLVTKLRANVNARTFAGNTPLHLAAGLGSPTLTRLLLKAGADIHAENEEPLRPLPSPPTSGSDSDSEGPERDARGSSRGHTPLDLTRSTKVKTLLLNAAQDTMAPPLTPPSPAGPELPLEDAVLQNLEHLLDGPGAQGSWAELAERLGLRSLVDTYRKTASPSGSLLRSYKLAGGDLAGLLGALSDMGLEEGVRLLRGPEARDKLPSTEVKEDSAYGSQSVEQEAEKLGSPPEPPGGLCHGHPQPQVH
- the NFKB2 gene encoding nuclear factor NF-kappa-B p100 subunit isoform X1, with translation MESCYDPGLDGMIEYDDFKFDPCIAEPKEPAPETADGPYLVIVEQPKQRGFRFRYGCEGPSHGGLPGASSEKGRKTYPTVKICNYEGPAKIEVDLVTHSDPPRAHAHSLVGKQCSELGVCAVSVGPKDMTAQFNNLGVLHVTKKNMMEIMIQKLQRQRLRSRPQGLTEAERRELEQEAKELKKVMDLSIVRLRFSAFLRASDGSFSLPLKPVISQPIHDSKSPGASNLKISRMDKTAGSVRGGDEVYLLCDKVQKDDIEVRFYEDDENGWQAFGDFSPTDVHKQYAIVFRTPPYHKMKIERPVTVFLQLKRKRGGDVSDSKQFTYYPLVEDKEEVQRKRRKALPTFSQHFGGGSHMGGGSGGSAGGYGGAGGGGGSLGFFPSLAYSPYPTGSAPLGCYPGGGGGAQMAAGAPGVDAGEEAAEPSASPLTPQREPQAPELLQRAREYNARLFGLAQRSARALLDYGVTADARALLAGQRHLLTAQDENGDTPLHLAIIHGQTSVIEQIAHVIYHARHLGVVNLTNHLHQTPLHLAVITGQTSVVSFLLQVGADPALLDRHGDSAVHLALRAGTSAPDLLRALLRSGVPTMPQLLHMPDFEGLYPVHLAVRARSPECLDLLVDSGAEVEAAERQGGRTALHLATEMEELGLVTHLVTKLRANVNARTFAGNTPLHLAAGLGSPTLTRLLLKAGADIHAENEEPLRPLPSPPTSGSDSDSEGPERDARGSSRGHTPLDLTRSTKVKTLLLNAAQDTMAPPLTPPSPAGPELPLEDAVLQNLEHLLDGPGAQGSWAELAERLGLRSLVDTYRKTASPSGSLLRSYKLAGGDLAGLLGALSDMGLEEGVRLLRGPEARDKLPSTAEVKEDSAYGSQSVEQEAEKLGSPPEPPGGLCHGHPQPQVH